The following coding sequences are from one Nicotiana tabacum cultivar K326 unplaced genomic scaffold, ASM71507v2 Un00128, whole genome shotgun sequence window:
- the LOC107773218 gene encoding adenylate kinase isoenzyme 6 homolog: MAQNSSCRNRPNILITGAPGTGKTTTASALAEVTQLRHINVGDFANEKNLSNGWDDTFDCYYINEDLVCDKLENLMEEGGNIIDHHGCDFFPERCFERVVVLQTENSVLYDRFIKRGYSGQKLSDNAKCDIFQVLVEEVKESYPEDIVVILRSDSAEDITKNVETLTTWISNWSPVL, translated from the exons ATGGCGCAAAATAGCAGCTGCAGGAATAGACCTAATATACTTATCACCGGAGCTCCGGGCACAGGGAAGACGACTACGGCGTCTGCCCTGGCGGAGGTGACACAACTCCGCCACATCAACGTCGGCGACTTTGCTAATGAGAAAAACCTGAGCAACGGCTGGGATGATACCTTCGATTGCTACTACATCAACGAAGACCTC GTATGTGATAAGCTTGAAAACTTGATGGAAGAAGGTGGAAACATCATTGATCATCATGGCTGTGACTTCTTTCCTGAACGTTGTTTTGAGCGTGTAGTGgtgcttcaaactgagaattctGTCTTATATGATCGGTTCATTAAGAG AGGTTACTCAGGTCAAAAGCTTTCTGATAATGCTAAATGTGATATCTTTCAAGTTTTGGTGGAGGAGGTAAAAGAGAGCTATCCAGAGGATATTGTGGTCATACTAAGAAGTGATTCTGCAGAGGATATTACCAAAAATGTGGAGACACTGACCACTTGGATTAGTAATTGGAGCCCTGTCTTATGA